CGCCTTCTCCGCAAGCCCGGCACGGTCCCGTCGTAACCGTGCTCGTTGTGGCAGGCGTCTCTACGAAACGGCGCGCGCACGCTGTACAATGCTCCGGTTACCTATATTGCCGGAGGACCCGTCTTGCTTCGCATTCAGAAAGCCCATGCCGATGACATGATCGCGCACTCCCTCCAGGAGGACCCTAACGAGTGCTGCGGCATCATCGCCGGCAAGGACGACACCACGCGCAAGCTCTACCGCATCACCAACATGACAAAGAGCCCTTACCGCTACGTCATGGACCCGCAGGAGCAGCTCAACGCAGACAAGGACGCCGAGAAGAACGGCCTCCAGTTCCTGGCCTTCTACCACTCGCACACGCACAGCCCGGCGTACCCGTCCATGACCGACGTGCGAATGGCGCAGCAGAGCGGATACCTGGACGTCTACTACATCCTTGTATCGCTGGAGAACAAGGCCGCGCCGCAGATCAGGGCATTCCACATTGAAGAGGGTGGAAACATCGTTGAGGAGAGGTTTGAAATCGTCTGAAAAGAGGTGTACGCTCACCCTGCACACTCGCGCCGCGTTTTGAACTTCAGGTAAAGTGCAAGACCGGAGGTACCTCCAATGAAACGGATCAGCATCGTCGGCTCAATCGCAGCAGTCGCCGCCGTAACCATAGGCGTCGGCGCCGTCTTCGTCGGCCAGAC
This genomic interval from SAR202 cluster bacterium contains the following:
- a CDS encoding M67 family metallopeptidase, with protein sequence MLRIQKAHADDMIAHSLQEDPNECCGIIAGKDDTTRKLYRITNMTKSPYRYVMDPQEQLNADKDAEKNGLQFLAFYHSHTHSPAYPSMTDVRMAQQSGYLDVYYILVSLENKAAPQIRAFHIEEGGNIVEERFEIV